In a genomic window of Pseudomonas oryzihabitans:
- the copC gene encoding copper homeostasis periplasmic binding protein CopC: MPAVLSRARSLALACLLLPGLALAHGHLKSAEPAPDSTSSQAPKQLSLTFSEGIEASLSQVQLQRLDGQASTAITTGKVISGTDARTLEVPLEAPLPAGRYQVKWRVLAKDGHKTQGDYRFTVQ, translated from the coding sequence ATGCCTGCCGTCCTGTCTCGCGCCCGTTCGCTCGCCCTGGCCTGCCTGCTGTTACCGGGCCTGGCGCTGGCCCATGGTCATCTCAAGAGCGCCGAGCCGGCGCCCGACAGCACCAGCAGCCAGGCACCGAAGCAGCTGAGCCTGACCTTTTCCGAAGGTATCGAGGCGTCACTGAGCCAGGTGCAGTTGCAGCGTCTGGATGGCCAGGCCAGCACGGCGATCACCACCGGCAAGGTCATTTCCGGTACCGATGCCCGGACCCTGGAAGTCCCGCTGGAAGCGCCGCTGCCGGCGGGCCGTTATCAGGTGAAGTGGCGGGTACTGGCCAAGGATGGACACAAGACCCAGGGCGACTACCGCTTCACCGTCCAATAA
- the copD gene encoding copper homeostasis membrane protein CopD gives MLEVGLATPEAWRPLTRALLLLPLLLTWGYLALALWLARPGLRAWLLERARGSARALGALLLPGVVAQLPVQAALVGDGWTDAFNLAVWRLFLATDAGQAWRWQLPLGALVALWLLGGPLKGGTSVLWGLSGTLLASLALGGHAAATGGALGIAHQLNQGLHLLSAGLWLGSLPGVLLCLQRPPATLKAEVRELLRGYSLPGQVCVALALLSGALNTLLILGPAGLFQLTPYSGLLLGKVLVVAGMVGLALLNRYVLVPRLAQGPGALLWLRRATAMEIALGVLAVALVAGFSGLDPYS, from the coding sequence GTGTTGGAGGTCGGACTGGCGACGCCCGAGGCCTGGCGTCCGCTCACCCGCGCCCTGCTCCTGCTGCCGCTGCTGCTGACCTGGGGTTACCTGGCGCTCGCGCTCTGGCTGGCTCGGCCCGGGCTGCGCGCCTGGCTGCTGGAGCGGGCGCGAGGGAGCGCGCGGGCGTTGGGTGCCCTCCTGCTGCCCGGCGTCGTCGCGCAGTTGCCGGTGCAGGCTGCGCTGGTGGGCGATGGCTGGACGGACGCCTTCAACCTGGCGGTCTGGCGACTCTTCCTGGCCACCGACGCGGGACAGGCCTGGCGCTGGCAACTACCCCTGGGTGCGCTGGTGGCACTGTGGCTGCTGGGCGGACCCTTGAAAGGAGGCACTAGCGTGCTCTGGGGCCTGAGTGGCACGCTGCTGGCCAGCCTGGCGCTGGGCGGCCATGCGGCGGCAACGGGGGGCGCCCTGGGTATCGCGCACCAGCTGAATCAAGGGCTGCACCTGCTGAGCGCCGGTCTCTGGCTGGGCAGTCTGCCCGGCGTGCTGCTCTGTCTGCAGCGGCCACCGGCGACGCTGAAGGCCGAGGTCCGCGAGCTGTTGCGCGGTTATTCGTTGCCGGGTCAGGTGTGCGTGGCGCTGGCGCTGCTCAGTGGCGCGCTCAACACCCTGTTGATTCTGGGGCCTGCAGGACTCTTCCAACTGACGCCCTACTCGGGGCTGCTGCTGGGCAAGGTGCTGGTGGTGGCGGGGATGGTCGGGCTGGCGCTGCTCAATCGCTATGTGCTGGTGCCGCGACTGGCTCAGGGACCCGGTGCGCTGCTGTGGCTGCGGCGGGCCACCGCCATGGAGATCGCCCTGGGCGTGCTCGCCGTCGCCCTGGTGGCGGGCTTTTCCGGTCTCGATCCCTACAGCTAG
- a CDS encoding class 1 fructose-bisphosphatase, protein MNRISLSRYLIEQTRSHKTPADLRFLIEVVARACKRISYEVSKGALGGVLGSMGTENVQGEVQKKLDVLSNEILLEANEWGGTLAGMASEEMDQVHQIPGHYPKGAYLLMFDPLDGSSNIDVNVSVGTIFSILRKDFVSSTTGDVTEEAFMQKGTEQVAAGYAIYGPQTMLVLTLGDGVKGFTLDRELGSFVLTHEDISIPESTAEFAINMSNQRHWDAPVKRYVDEMLAGKEGPLGKDYNMRWIASMVADVHRILTRGGIFMYPRDAREPEKPGKLRLMYEANPMAMLVEQAGGAATNGHQRILDVQPDALHQRVAVFLGSKEEVLRVTEYHRQR, encoded by the coding sequence ATGAACCGCATATCCCTCAGTCGTTACCTCATCGAACAGACCCGCAGCCACAAGACGCCTGCGGACCTGCGCTTCCTCATCGAGGTGGTGGCACGGGCCTGCAAGCGCATCAGCTACGAGGTGTCCAAGGGAGCGCTGGGCGGCGTACTCGGCAGCATGGGCACCGAGAACGTCCAGGGCGAGGTGCAGAAGAAGCTGGACGTGCTGTCCAACGAAATCCTGCTGGAAGCCAACGAGTGGGGCGGTACCCTGGCCGGCATGGCCTCCGAGGAGATGGACCAGGTCCATCAGATCCCCGGCCACTACCCCAAGGGCGCCTACCTGCTGATGTTCGACCCGCTGGACGGCTCGTCCAACATCGACGTCAACGTCTCCGTCGGCACCATCTTCTCCATCCTGCGCAAGGACTTCGTCAGCAGCACCACCGGTGACGTGACCGAAGAAGCCTTCATGCAGAAGGGCACCGAGCAGGTCGCCGCCGGCTACGCCATCTACGGTCCCCAGACCATGCTGGTGCTGACCCTGGGCGACGGCGTCAAGGGCTTCACCCTGGATCGCGAGCTGGGCAGCTTCGTGCTCACCCACGAAGACATCTCCATCCCGGAAAGCACCGCCGAATTCGCCATCAACATGTCCAACCAGCGCCACTGGGATGCCCCGGTCAAGCGCTACGTCGACGAGATGCTGGCCGGTAAGGAAGGCCCGCTGGGCAAGGATTACAACATGCGCTGGATCGCCTCCATGGTGGCCGACGTCCATCGCATCCTCACCCGCGGTGGCATCTTCATGTACCCCCGCGATGCCCGTGAGCCCGAAAAGCCCGGCAAGCTGCGCCTGATGTACGAGGCCAACCCCATGGCCATGCTCGTCGAGCAGGCCGGTGGTGCCGCCACCAACGGTCACCAGCGCATCCTCGACGTCCAGCCGGATGCCCTGCACCAGCGGGTCGCGGTGTTCCTGGGCTCCAAGGAAGAAGTCCTGCGCGTGACCGAGTACCACCGTCAGCGTTGA
- the glgX gene encoding glycogen debranching protein GlgX gives MPRTFTRLEAGSPAHYGATVVDDGINFAVWSPAAEAVELCLYDAKGEAETQRLVFREHEGGVWHGFLPGAKPGLSYGLRAQGAYRPQDGLRFNAHKLLVDPWALAVDRPFQLHPSTYGFHPDDPNRADERDSGAHVPKAIVLPPLDTFAPSPKRRDAGLIYELHVRGQTKLHPKVPARQRGTLAALRHPALIEHWQRLGVTTLELLPIAAWADDRHLPALGLANYWGYNPVVMAAVDPRLAGADALGELRETVAALQGAGFEVLLDVVFNHTGEGDELGPTFNLRGLDNAGYYRLQPDDPARYINDMGCGNCLALYSPPALRLTLDSLRHWVTAAGVDGFRFDLAPALGRLESGFDRDAPLLQALAQDPVLRQVRLVAEPWDIGPGGHQVGAFRAPWQEWNDAFRDDVRRFWRGDEGLRGALATRLAGSADLFGTGDRLLRTSVNFITAHDGFTLADLVSYAEKHNEANGEGNRDGTTDNKSWNNGVEGPSDDPAVQEARAADQRALLATLILAGGEPMLTAGDEFGRTQQGNNNAYVQDNELSWLDWQQAASPAGQRQSAFVGRLMALRQGLPALHAQRLLGRPDANGWVRIEWLDADATAMDEGRWQAPGSLPLSLTFEPLDGEDQAQGARIWLAFQPRREQIELRLPPSRDGHHWVIQLDSSQPELEPEGVVYPSAENLRVGRGVLLAVETPDAP, from the coding sequence ATGCCCCGTACCTTCACCCGCCTCGAGGCGGGCAGCCCCGCCCATTACGGTGCCACCGTCGTCGACGACGGGATCAACTTCGCCGTCTGGTCGCCCGCCGCCGAGGCCGTCGAACTCTGCCTCTACGATGCCAAGGGTGAAGCCGAGACCCAGCGCCTGGTCTTTCGCGAGCACGAAGGCGGTGTCTGGCACGGCTTCCTCCCCGGCGCCAAGCCTGGGCTGAGTTACGGCCTGCGTGCCCAGGGCGCCTATCGACCCCAGGACGGCCTCAGGTTCAATGCCCACAAATTACTGGTAGATCCCTGGGCCCTGGCAGTGGATCGACCCTTCCAACTCCATCCCAGCACCTATGGCTTCCATCCCGACGACCCCAATCGTGCGGACGAGCGCGATAGCGGCGCCCACGTCCCCAAGGCCATCGTCCTGCCACCGCTGGACACTTTCGCGCCCAGCCCCAAGCGCCGCGACGCTGGCCTCATCTACGAACTGCACGTGCGCGGCCAGACCAAGCTGCATCCCAAGGTTCCGGCGCGTCAGCGCGGGACCCTGGCCGCGCTGCGGCATCCGGCGCTGATCGAGCACTGGCAGCGCCTCGGCGTCACCACCCTGGAGCTCCTGCCCATCGCCGCCTGGGCCGACGATCGCCATCTGCCGGCCCTCGGGCTGGCCAATTACTGGGGCTACAATCCGGTAGTCATGGCCGCCGTCGATCCGCGCCTGGCGGGCGCCGATGCACTGGGCGAGTTGCGCGAGACGGTAGCGGCGCTGCAAGGCGCCGGCTTCGAGGTGCTGCTCGATGTGGTCTTCAACCACACGGGCGAAGGCGACGAACTCGGCCCCACCTTCAACCTGCGCGGCCTGGACAATGCCGGCTATTACCGGCTGCAGCCGGACGATCCGGCGCGCTACATCAACGACATGGGCTGCGGTAATTGCCTGGCGCTCTACAGTCCGCCTGCCTTGCGCCTGACCCTGGACAGCCTGCGCCACTGGGTCACCGCCGCGGGCGTCGATGGCTTCCGCTTCGACCTGGCCCCCGCTCTGGGCCGGTTGGAAAGCGGCTTCGACCGCGATGCGCCGCTGCTACAGGCTCTGGCCCAAGACCCGGTGCTGCGCCAGGTACGACTGGTGGCCGAACCCTGGGACATCGGCCCCGGTGGCCATCAGGTCGGCGCCTTCCGCGCGCCCTGGCAGGAGTGGAACGATGCCTTCCGTGACGACGTGCGCCGCTTCTGGCGCGGCGACGAAGGCCTGCGCGGCGCCCTGGCTACCCGGCTGGCGGGCAGCGCCGACCTCTTCGGCACGGGCGATCGTCTGCTGCGCACCAGCGTCAACTTCATCACCGCCCACGATGGCTTCACCCTGGCCGATCTGGTCAGCTACGCCGAGAAGCACAACGAGGCCAATGGCGAAGGCAATCGCGACGGCACCACCGACAACAAGAGCTGGAATAACGGCGTGGAAGGGCCGAGCGATGATCCGGCCGTGCAGGAGGCCCGCGCCGCCGACCAGCGCGCCCTGCTGGCGACCCTGATCCTCGCCGGTGGCGAACCCATGCTCACGGCCGGTGACGAATTCGGCCGTACCCAACAGGGCAACAACAATGCCTATGTGCAGGACAACGAACTCTCCTGGCTGGATTGGCAGCAGGCTGCCAGCCCCGCCGGGCAACGGCAGAGCGCCTTCGTCGGGCGGCTCATGGCCCTGCGTCAGGGGCTTCCGGCCCTGCATGCGCAACGACTGCTGGGGCGGCCCGATGCCAATGGCTGGGTCAGGATCGAGTGGCTCGACGCCGATGCTACGGCGATGGACGAAGGACGCTGGCAGGCGCCTGGCAGCCTGCCGCTGAGTCTCACCTTCGAACCCCTCGATGGCGAAGACCAGGCCCAGGGCGCGCGAATCTGGCTGGCCTTCCAGCCACGGCGCGAGCAAATCGAGCTGCGTCTGCCGCCGTCACGTGACGGACATCACTGGGTGATACAGCTGGACAGCAGCCAGCCTGAACTGGAACCGGAAGGGGTAGTCTATCCCAGCGCCGAAAATCTCCGTGTGGGCCGAGGCGTACTGCTGGCCGTGGAGACTCCGGACGCGCCCTGA
- a CDS encoding glycogen/starch/alpha-glucan phosphorylase → MTRPRFISPNEVSALRTNILSKLTYAVGKDPDNALDHDWFQATALAARDYIVDRWMSRTREAYRTGQKRVYYLSLEFLIGRLLIDSLSNLGILEETRRALADLGVDLERIRGLEPDAALGNGGLGRLAACFMESMATLGIASHGYGIRYEHGLFRQVIADGFQLEQPENWLDFGNPWEFERAEVVYEIGFGGSVAPYGEGDPRRQIWHPGERIRAVAYDTPVIGWGGEGANTLRLWRARPLEILHLETFNAGDHVGAVANEARAESISRVLYPADSSEAGQELRLRQEYFFVAASLADLTRRHLKQHHDLLSLPEHVAIQLNDTHPAIAVAELMRLLVDVHGIPWDAAWSTTVGTLSYTNHTLLPEALETWPVQLMERLLPRHMQIIYLINAQFLDSLRARGETDGGMISYVSLIDESQGRRVRMGNLAFLGSHSINGVSGLHTDLMRKTVFRSLHRLYPDRINNKTNGITFRRWLHQANPALTDLLVDTLGQGVLHDPEKTLPALKPYANDSTFRERFALQRQRNKDTFAGLVKQRLEISLDPSALFDVQIKRIHEYKRQLMNLLQTIALYQAIRDNPNGDWTPRVKIFAGKAAASYHQAKLIIKLANDVAKVVNNDPLTRDLLKVVFLPNYNVSLAEVMIPAADLSEQISTAGMEASGTSNMKFGLNGALTIGTLDGANVEMCELIGAEHMFIFGLKAAEVEERQRSGGISSDIIENSPRLSQVLAGLRGGQFSPEDPARYNSLLDVLTWHDRFLVCADFDAYWDAQRQVETRWQQPDKWWQSAVINTSSMGWFSSDRTIREYATEIWKAL, encoded by the coding sequence ATGACGAGACCCCGCTTCATCTCGCCCAACGAAGTTTCCGCCCTGCGCACCAACATCCTCTCCAAGCTCACCTACGCCGTCGGCAAGGACCCGGACAACGCCCTCGATCACGACTGGTTCCAGGCCACCGCCCTGGCCGCGCGCGACTACATCGTCGACCGCTGGATGAGCCGTACCCGCGAGGCCTATCGCACCGGGCAGAAGCGGGTCTACTACCTCTCCCTGGAATTCCTCATCGGCCGCTTGCTGATCGACAGCCTCTCCAACCTGGGCATCCTCGAGGAAACCCGCCGGGCCCTGGCTGATCTCGGCGTCGACCTGGAACGCATCCGCGGATTGGAGCCGGACGCCGCCCTGGGCAACGGTGGCCTCGGCCGTCTGGCCGCCTGCTTCATGGAAAGCATGGCTACCCTGGGCATCGCCAGCCATGGCTACGGCATCCGCTACGAACATGGTCTGTTTCGCCAGGTGATCGCCGACGGCTTCCAGCTGGAGCAACCGGAGAACTGGCTGGACTTCGGCAACCCCTGGGAATTCGAGCGCGCCGAGGTGGTGTACGAGATCGGCTTCGGCGGCAGCGTCGCGCCCTATGGCGAAGGCGATCCGCGGCGGCAGATCTGGCATCCCGGCGAGCGCATCCGCGCGGTGGCCTACGACACCCCGGTGATCGGCTGGGGCGGGGAGGGCGCCAACACCCTGAGACTCTGGCGGGCCCGGCCGCTGGAGATCCTCCACCTGGAGACCTTCAACGCCGGCGACCACGTCGGTGCCGTGGCCAACGAGGCCCGCGCCGAGAGCATCTCGCGCGTGCTCTATCCCGCCGACAGCAGCGAGGCCGGCCAAGAACTGCGCCTGCGCCAGGAATACTTCTTCGTCGCCGCCTCCCTGGCCGACCTGACCCGTCGCCACCTCAAGCAGCACCACGACCTGCTCAGCCTGCCCGAGCACGTCGCCATCCAACTGAACGACACCCACCCGGCCATCGCCGTCGCCGAACTGATGCGCTTGCTGGTGGACGTCCACGGCATTCCCTGGGACGCCGCGTGGAGCACCACCGTCGGCACCCTCAGCTACACCAACCACACCCTCTTGCCGGAGGCCCTAGAGACCTGGCCGGTGCAGCTGATGGAACGTCTGCTGCCGCGGCACATGCAGATCATCTACCTGATCAACGCCCAGTTCCTCGACTCCCTGCGTGCCCGCGGCGAGACCGACGGCGGCATGATCTCCTACGTCTCCCTGATCGATGAAAGCCAAGGCCGCCGTGTGCGCATGGGCAACCTGGCCTTTCTCGGCTCCCACAGCATCAATGGCGTCTCCGGCCTGCACACCGACCTGATGCGCAAGACGGTCTTCCGCTCGCTGCATCGGCTCTATCCGGACCGGATCAACAACAAGACCAACGGCATCACCTTCCGCCGCTGGCTGCACCAGGCCAACCCGGCGCTCACCGACCTGCTGGTGGACACCCTCGGCCAAGGCGTGCTGCACGATCCCGAGAAGACCCTGCCGGCGCTCAAGCCCTACGCCAACGACAGCACCTTCCGCGAGCGCTTCGCTCTGCAGCGCCAGCGCAACAAGGACACCTTCGCCGGCCTGGTCAAGCAGCGGCTGGAGATCAGTCTCGATCCCAGCGCGCTGTTCGACGTCCAGATCAAGCGCATCCACGAGTACAAGCGGCAGCTGATGAACCTGCTGCAGACCATCGCGCTGTACCAGGCGATTCGCGACAACCCCAATGGCGATTGGACGCCGCGGGTCAAGATCTTCGCCGGCAAGGCCGCGGCCAGCTACCACCAGGCCAAGCTGATCATCAAACTGGCCAACGACGTGGCCAAGGTGGTCAACAACGACCCCCTGACCCGCGACCTGCTCAAGGTGGTCTTCCTGCCCAACTACAACGTCAGCCTGGCCGAGGTCATGATCCCGGCGGCGGATCTGTCCGAGCAGATCTCCACCGCCGGCATGGAAGCCTCGGGCACCAGCAACATGAAGTTCGGCCTCAACGGTGCCCTCACCATCGGCACCCTCGACGGCGCCAACGTCGAGATGTGCGAACTGATCGGTGCCGAGCACATGTTCATCTTCGGCCTCAAGGCCGCCGAGGTGGAAGAGCGCCAGCGCAGCGGCGGCATTTCCTCGGACATCATCGAGAATTCGCCACGGTTGTCCCAGGTACTGGCGGGCCTGCGTGGTGGGCAGTTCTCACCCGAGGATCCGGCGCGCTACAACAGCCTGCTGGACGTCTTGACCTGGCACGACCGCTTCCTGGTCTGCGCCGACTTCGACGCCTACTGGGACGCCCAGCGCCAGGTCGAGACCCGCTGGCAGCAGCCGGACAAATGGTGGCAATCGGCGGTGATCAACACCTCCAGCATGGGCTGGTTCTCCTCGGACCGCACCATCCGCGAGTACGCCACGGAAATCTGGAAGGCGTTGTAA
- a CDS encoding chloride channel protein, with protein MSDSVSPDPVFPDTDPEVAARRRLHLQRHRRRRRLREWRQRIAFWVGAVLVGLAGLAFAWLSDHSFGLFQQLLQHSAFWPWLVTPLGFALLAWLTQGVLREARGSGIPQVIASIQREEPDLRARLLGAPVALGKMMLTAGALLVGGSIGREGPTVHVGAALLYGFGKRLGLHGRRTLSGLILAGGAAGIAAAFNTPLGGVVFAIEELTHMFEQRFSGLVLTAVLLGGIVTLGVMGPYSYLGDLNLHLTWGIGWLAVPVAGVLGGVLGGFYGRLILPTEKGWLGRMNALRRRRPVAFAAGCGLALAALGLCSGQHVFGTGYAETHAILSGEPVTGDGFLLWKFLANVVSYLAGIPGGLFSPALAVGAALGPWMADWLPGVSLAQCALLGLAAYLAGVTRTPLTATVITLEMVGSPDMTLPVLAVCLLSSAVSGWLMPVPLYHALSKQVLDALTPKRD; from the coding sequence ATGTCCGATTCCGTCTCGCCCGATCCCGTCTTTCCCGATACCGATCCCGAAGTCGCTGCCCGCCGTCGCCTGCACCTGCAACGGCATCGACGTCGTCGTCGCCTGCGCGAGTGGCGCCAGCGCATCGCCTTCTGGGTCGGGGCTGTCCTGGTGGGCCTGGCCGGCCTGGCCTTCGCCTGGCTGTCCGATCACTCCTTCGGACTGTTCCAGCAACTGCTGCAGCACAGCGCCTTCTGGCCCTGGCTGGTCACGCCGCTGGGCTTCGCCTTGCTGGCCTGGCTCACCCAGGGGGTGCTGCGCGAGGCTCGCGGCAGTGGTATTCCCCAGGTCATCGCCAGCATCCAGCGCGAGGAGCCGGATCTGCGCGCGCGCTTGCTCGGTGCTCCCGTGGCCCTGGGCAAGATGATGCTCACCGCGGGGGCTCTGCTGGTAGGTGGCTCGATAGGCCGTGAAGGTCCCACGGTGCACGTCGGGGCCGCGCTGCTCTATGGCTTCGGCAAGCGCCTTGGCCTGCACGGCCGGCGCACCCTGTCCGGGCTGATTCTCGCCGGTGGTGCCGCTGGTATCGCCGCGGCCTTCAACACGCCCCTGGGTGGGGTGGTCTTCGCCATCGAGGAACTCACCCATATGTTCGAGCAGCGCTTCAGCGGCCTGGTGCTGACCGCGGTGCTGCTCGGCGGCATCGTCACCCTGGGGGTCATGGGGCCCTACAGCTACCTCGGGGACCTGAACCTGCATCTGACCTGGGGGATCGGCTGGTTGGCGGTCCCCGTCGCCGGGGTACTCGGTGGCGTGCTCGGGGGTTTCTATGGCCGCCTGATCCTGCCCACTGAAAAGGGCTGGCTGGGGCGCATGAACGCCCTGCGCCGGCGCCGCCCGGTGGCCTTCGCCGCCGGTTGCGGCCTGGCCTTGGCGGCCTTGGGGCTGTGCTCGGGGCAGCACGTCTTCGGTACCGGCTATGCCGAGACCCATGCCATCCTCTCCGGCGAACCGGTGACCGGCGACGGCTTCCTGCTGTGGAAATTCCTCGCCAATGTCGTCTCCTACCTGGCGGGCATCCCGGGTGGCCTGTTCTCGCCGGCCCTGGCCGTGGGCGCCGCCCTGGGCCCCTGGATGGCCGACTGGCTGCCGGGCGTCAGCCTGGCGCAATGCGCCCTGCTGGGACTGGCCGCCTACCTGGCCGGGGTCACCCGCACGCCGCTGACCGCTACCGTCATCACCCTGGAAATGGTCGGCAGCCCGGACATGACGCTGCCGGTGCTGGCAGTCTGCCTGCTGTCCTCCGCCGTGTCCGGCTGGCTGATGCCGGTGCCGCTGTACCACGCGCTGTCGAAGCAGGTGCTGGACGCCCTGACACCCAAGCGTGATTGA
- a CDS encoding PTS fructose-like transporter subunit IIB has protein sequence MNIAIVTTCPTGMVTSVLSARLLDAAAQRRGWTTSVEIHDGPEATLLTDDQLARAELVVVVHTGAVDLSRFVGKRVYRAAPAEALRDVDAFLQRAASEAKVLEQAPAASGAAPSAPASASETPRLVAITACPTGVAHTFMAAEALQNAAKKLGYRLHLETQGSVGARNPLPADAIREADVVLLATDIEVNVERFAGKRVYRCGTGVALKQPEATIKKALAEGETLAGSAAPAAGEGAKPAKKESSGVYKHLLTGVSYMLPMVVAGGLLIALSFVFGIEAFKEQGTLAAALMQIGGDSAFKLMVPVLAGYIAYSIADRPGLAPGMIGGWLAASLGSGFIGGIIAGFLAGYVAKAIAQHVKLPASVEALKPILIIPLFASLIVGLVMIYLVGTPVAGALSRLTDFLNNLGTSNAVLLGLILGAMMCIDFGGPINKAAYAFTVGLLASKTYGPMAATMAAGMVPPIGMGIATLLARHKFAQSEREAGKAASVLGLCFISEGAIPFAAKDPLRVIPASVIGGALTGALVMLFNCKLMAPHGGLFVLLIPNAISHAWLYLGAIAAGSLVTGVIYAVLKRSSTAVELAPAT, from the coding sequence ATGAATATCGCCATCGTCACGACCTGCCCGACCGGCATGGTCACCAGCGTGCTCAGCGCGCGCCTGCTGGATGCCGCGGCCCAGCGCCGCGGCTGGACCACCAGCGTCGAGATCCACGACGGCCCCGAGGCCACCCTGCTGACCGACGACCAACTGGCCCGTGCCGAACTGGTAGTGGTGGTGCACACCGGCGCGGTCGATCTGTCGCGCTTCGTCGGCAAGCGGGTCTACCGCGCCGCGCCGGCGGAAGCCCTGCGCGATGTCGACGCCTTCCTGCAGCGCGCCGCCAGCGAGGCCAAGGTGCTGGAGCAGGCCCCGGCCGCCAGTGGCGCTGCGCCCAGTGCGCCGGCCAGCGCCAGCGAGACGCCGCGGCTGGTCGCCATCACCGCCTGTCCGACCGGAGTCGCCCACACCTTCATGGCCGCCGAAGCCTTGCAGAACGCTGCCAAGAAGCTCGGCTATCGCCTGCACCTGGAGACCCAGGGCTCGGTGGGCGCGCGCAATCCCTTGCCGGCCGACGCCATTCGCGAGGCCGACGTGGTGCTCTTGGCCACCGACATCGAGGTCAACGTCGAGCGCTTCGCCGGTAAGCGCGTCTATCGCTGCGGCACCGGCGTCGCCCTCAAGCAACCCGAGGCGACGATCAAGAAGGCCCTGGCCGAGGGCGAGACCCTGGCCGGCAGCGCCGCCCCCGCCGCGGGCGAGGGCGCCAAACCGGCCAAGAAGGAAAGCTCGGGTGTCTACAAGCACCTGCTCACCGGGGTGTCCTACATGTTGCCGATGGTGGTGGCGGGCGGTCTGCTGATCGCCCTGTCCTTCGTCTTCGGCATCGAGGCCTTCAAGGAACAGGGAACCCTGGCCGCGGCGCTGATGCAGATCGGCGGCGACTCGGCGTTCAAGCTGATGGTGCCGGTACTGGCCGGCTACATCGCCTATTCCATCGCCGACCGTCCGGGCCTGGCGCCCGGCATGATCGGCGGCTGGCTCGCGGCCAGTCTGGGCAGCGGCTTCATCGGCGGCATCATCGCCGGTTTCCTGGCCGGCTACGTGGCCAAGGCCATCGCCCAGCACGTCAAACTGCCGGCCAGCGTCGAGGCGCTCAAGCCGATCCTGATCATCCCGCTGTTCGCCAGCCTCATCGTCGGCCTGGTGATGATCTACCTGGTCGGCACTCCGGTCGCCGGTGCCCTGAGCCGCCTCACCGACTTCCTCAACAACCTGGGTACCAGCAACGCCGTGCTGCTCGGCCTGATCCTCGGCGCCATGATGTGCATCGACTTCGGCGGCCCGATCAACAAGGCGGCCTATGCCTTCACCGTCGGCCTGCTGGCGTCCAAGACCTACGGCCCCATGGCCGCCACCATGGCTGCCGGCATGGTGCCGCCCATCGGTATGGGTATCGCCACCCTGCTGGCGCGGCACAAGTTCGCCCAGAGCGAGCGTGAAGCGGGCAAGGCGGCCTCGGTGCTGGGCCTGTGCTTCATCTCCGAGGGGGCGATTCCCTTCGCCGCCAAGGACCCACTGCGGGTGATCCCGGCCAGCGTCATCGGCGGTGCCCTGACCGGTGCCCTGGTGATGCTGTTCAATTGCAAGTTGATGGCGCCCCACGGAGGCCTCTTCGTGCTGCTGATCCCCAATGCCATCAGCCATGCCTGGCTGTACCTGGGCGCCATCGCCGCCGGCAGCCTGGTGACTGGCGTGATTTACGCCGTGCTCAAGCGCAGCTCGACGGCCGTCGAGCTGGCTCCTGCGACCTGA
- the pfkB gene encoding 1-phosphofructokinase — protein MSRILTLTLNPALDLTVQLPELKPGAVNRSEAVIVHAAGKGLNVAQVLADLGHELTVSGFLGADNASAFDALFARRGFTDAFIRVPGETRSNLKLAEADGRITDINGPGPEVSAAAQQELLATLDRIAAGHDAVVVAGSLPRGVTPEWLAALIGRLKSLGLPVALDTSGAALRAALAAGPWLIKPNTEELAEACNAPAETATEQALLVEQLRALGIEHLVISQGAEGVRWYGHQTLEAQPPKVTVASTVGAGDSLLAGMLHGLLTGQTPERTLTTATAIAALAVTQIGFGINDPAQLATFENQVRVRVLPDFPLEQESGVNP, from the coding sequence ATGAGTCGCATCCTCACCCTGACCCTCAACCCGGCGCTGGATCTCACCGTCCAGCTGCCCGAACTCAAGCCCGGCGCGGTGAATCGCAGCGAGGCGGTGATCGTGCATGCCGCCGGCAAGGGCCTCAACGTCGCCCAGGTGCTGGCCGATCTCGGCCACGAGCTGACCGTGAGCGGTTTCCTCGGCGCCGACAACGCCAGTGCCTTCGATGCGCTGTTCGCCCGCCGCGGCTTCACCGACGCCTTCATCCGGGTGCCGGGGGAGACGCGCAGCAACCTCAAGCTGGCCGAGGCCGATGGCCGCATCACCGACATCAACGGGCCCGGCCCCGAGGTCTCCGCCGCCGCCCAGCAGGAATTGTTGGCGACCCTCGACCGCATCGCCGCGGGGCATGACGCCGTGGTGGTGGCCGGTAGCCTGCCGCGCGGGGTGACGCCCGAATGGCTGGCGGCGCTGATCGGCCGGCTCAAGTCGCTGGGGCTGCCGGTGGCGCTGGACACCAGTGGTGCCGCCCTGCGCGCCGCCCTGGCCGCCGGTCCCTGGCTGATCAAGCCCAATACCGAGGAACTGGCCGAGGCCTGCAACGCCCCCGCCGAGACCGCCACCGAGCAGGCGCTGCTGGTCGAGCAACTGCGCGCCCTGGGCATCGAGCACCTGGTGATCTCCCAGGGCGCCGAGGGCGTGCGCTGGTACGGTCACCAGACCCTGGAGGCGCAGCCGCCCAAGGTCACCGTGGCCAGCACCGTCGGCGCCGGGGATTCCCTGCTGGCCGGCATGCTGCACGGCCTGCTCACCGGCCAGACGCCGGAGCGCACCCTGACCACGGCCACCGCCATCGCCGCCCTGGCGGTCACCCAGATCGGTTTCGGCATCAATGATCCGGCGCAACTCGCAACCTTCGAAAACCAGGTGCGGGTGCGCGTCCTTCCCGACTTTCCGCTAGAACAAGAATCAGGGGTAAACCCATGA